Within candidate division WOR-3 bacterium, the genomic segment ACCATATCCGCCACTTCCACGTGACGCTCGGGCACTTCGTCAAAAGTAGAGGAGATAATTTCGGCGGCTTTAACCGACCGTTCCATATCCGTAACCTCTTCTGGTCTTTCGTCAATCAAAAGAATGATGAGATAGATCTCCGGATGATTTCTGACAATAGCGTTACCAATCTTCTGAAGAATGACTGTCTTGCCCGCCCGGGGCGGAGAGACGATTAACCCGCGCTGACCTTTACCAATGGGAGTGAAAAGATTAATAATGCGAAGGGAGAAATCGTTCTTTTCCGGCACTTCCAGATTTATCCGCTCCATAGGATAAAGGGGGGTTAAATCCTCAAAGGGGATCCGTTCCACCAACTTCTCTACGGGTTCATCCTGAACCGTCTCGATTTTCATTAGGGCGTAATACCTTTCGTTATTCTTCGGGGGTCGGGCATAACCCTTTATCGTATCGCCGGTCATCAGCCGAAATTTTTTAATCTGGGAGGGAGAGACATAAATATCATTAGAGCTTTTTAGATAACTATTCTCCGGGGAGCGCAAGAACCCGTAACCCTCTTCTAAAACCTCTAAGACACCACTCACCAAGATCGCCTCCTCTTCTCCAGCCTCCTTCTTCTTTTCGTGCTCCAAGATAGAGAGAACTAACTCCTGCTTCTTTTTCTCCTTAAAATCGGTAATCCCTAAAGACTTGGCAATTTCGTAAAGTTCCGAGACCTTCTTCTTCTTTAACTCTTCAAGTTCCATAACACCTCTCCTTCAAAAGTATCTTTTATGTTATTGGCATCGCTAAAATTAAAACTCCTTCCGCTTCACCAT encodes:
- the rho gene encoding transcription termination factor Rho, giving the protein MELEELKKKKVSELYEIAKSLGITDFKEKKKQELVLSILEHEKKKEAGEEEAILVSGVLEVLEEGYGFLRSPENSYLKSSNDIYVSPSQIKKFRLMTGDTIKGYARPPKNNERYYALMKIETVQDEPVEKLVERIPFEDLTPLYPMERINLEVPEKNDFSLRIINLFTPIGKGQRGLIVSPPRAGKTVILQKIGNAIVRNHPEIYLIILLIDERPEEVTDMERSVKAAEIISSTFDEVPERHVEVADMVLEKAKRLVEAKKDVVILLDSITRMARAHNLVVPHSGRTLSGGLDSNALQKPKKFFGAARNIEEGGSLTVIATALIETGSRMDEVIFEEFKGTGNLELVLDRKLAERRIFPAIDLQKSGTRKEELLLSELELNRVWIIRRMLSEMTPVEMMEFILDRMKQTKDNLEFLQSMSEK